A single region of the Gracilibacillus caseinilyticus genome encodes:
- the hxlA gene encoding 3-hexulose-6-phosphate synthase: protein MKLQLALDLVNIPEAKELIKEVENHIDIVEIGTPIIKIEGLNAVKEIKEAFPDLEVLADLKTMDAAAYEVLKASEAKADIVTILGVAEDESIKGAVEEAKKQGKQVLVDLIAVKDIEARAQELDAFGVDYICVHTGYDLQAVGKNSFEDLTKIKKVVKNAKTAIAGGIKLDTLPEVIKQQPDLVIVGGGIANQEDKQAVAAKMQEMIKQG, encoded by the coding sequence ATGAAATTACAATTAGCATTAGATCTGGTTAACATCCCGGAAGCAAAGGAATTAATTAAAGAAGTGGAGAACCACATTGATATCGTCGAAATTGGCACACCAATTATCAAGATTGAAGGACTTAATGCTGTTAAAGAAATAAAAGAAGCATTCCCTGATTTGGAAGTATTGGCAGACTTAAAAACAATGGATGCGGCAGCATATGAAGTCTTAAAAGCGTCAGAAGCGAAAGCAGACATTGTGACAATTCTTGGGGTAGCAGAAGACGAATCGATTAAAGGTGCGGTAGAAGAAGCGAAAAAACAAGGCAAGCAAGTATTGGTTGATTTAATCGCTGTGAAGGATATTGAAGCAAGAGCGCAAGAATTGGACGCTTTTGGAGTGGATTACATTTGTGTACACACAGGATACGACTTGCAGGCAGTAGGCAAAAACTCTTTTGAAGATCTAACCAAGATTAAAAAAGTAGTAAAAAATGCGAAAACAGCAATTGCTGGCGGTATTAAATTAGATACACTTCCAGAAGTGATCAAGCAACAGCCTGATTTAGTGATTGTCGGTGGCGGCATTGCCAATCAGGAGGATAAACAAGCCGTTGCGGCCAAAATGCAAGAGATGATCAAGCAAGGATAA
- the hxlB gene encoding 6-phospho-3-hexuloisomerase has product MNTTEFLQEIITELSQSANQIDGQEAEDLVNKISEANKVFVAGAGRSGFMAKSFAMRMMHMGLDAYAIGETVTPGFDQDDILLIATGSGETKSLVTIAEKAKKIGGTIVAVTLSPTSTIGNLADFTVTLPGAPKDHTGTDAHTIQPMGSLFEQTSLLFYDAVILRFMEKKGLDTNNMYGKHANLE; this is encoded by the coding sequence ATGAATACGACAGAATTTTTGCAGGAGATTATCACAGAGCTGTCCCAATCGGCAAATCAAATTGACGGGCAAGAAGCGGAAGACCTCGTGAACAAGATTTCCGAAGCGAACAAGGTATTCGTTGCAGGTGCTGGCAGGTCAGGTTTTATGGCCAAATCATTTGCGATGCGGATGATGCATATGGGACTGGATGCTTATGCGATTGGTGAGACGGTAACCCCTGGTTTTGATCAAGACGATATCTTATTGATTGCAACTGGATCCGGTGAGACAAAAAGTCTGGTAACTATAGCGGAAAAAGCGAAGAAGATTGGTGGTACGATTGTAGCTGTTACTTTATCACCCACTTCTACTATTGGTAATCTCGCTGATTTTACTGTTACGTTACCTGGGGCACCGAAAGATCATACAGGTACTGATGCTCACACGATCCAGCCAATGGGATCCTTGTTTGAACAAACCTCCTTACTTTTCTATGATGCCGTCATTTTACGGTTTATGGAAAAGAAGGGCTTGGATACGAATAACATGTATGGAAAACATGCGAATCTTGAATAG
- a CDS encoding D-2-hydroxyacid dehydrogenase, which yields MTKRTLVINWNLNETLVNEIKQEIPEWNVITKDTDTIEDELAEAEVVLHWKRAIAPIVLEKNEKLKWIQTFSAGVNSLPLDALQQRNVMLTSANGIHAYPISETIFALMLGLTRNIHTYVRQQQEKTWHNADLRLEIHEKTIGIIGVGAIGQETAKIAKAFGMKVLGMRHSGKATEHIDAMYAPDQLADLLPQCDYVVITLPLTDETTDMFGAEAFRQMKDSAFLINIGRGPIVKEEELIQALQHKEIAGAGLDVFATEPLPEDSPLWTMENVIVTPHSAGATEYYDERVVRDVFIPDLRHYLEYDTVNINLVDYNKGY from the coding sequence ATGACAAAGCGTACACTAGTAATCAACTGGAATCTGAATGAAACATTAGTTAACGAGATAAAACAAGAAATCCCTGAGTGGAACGTTATTACAAAAGACACGGACACGATCGAGGATGAACTGGCTGAGGCCGAAGTGGTGCTGCATTGGAAAAGGGCCATTGCGCCGATTGTGCTGGAGAAGAATGAGAAGCTTAAGTGGATACAAACATTTAGCGCTGGTGTCAACAGCCTTCCGCTTGATGCACTCCAACAACGAAATGTGATGCTGACGAGTGCCAATGGTATACATGCTTACCCGATCTCGGAAACCATCTTTGCATTGATGCTTGGTTTGACACGGAATATTCATACATATGTGCGTCAACAGCAGGAGAAGACATGGCACAATGCAGACCTTCGTCTTGAAATCCATGAAAAAACAATTGGCATTATCGGTGTTGGTGCAATTGGTCAAGAAACAGCTAAAATAGCTAAAGCGTTTGGTATGAAAGTGCTCGGCATGCGTCATTCTGGCAAAGCAACGGAGCACATTGATGCTATGTATGCGCCGGATCAGCTGGCCGACCTTTTGCCTCAATGTGATTATGTCGTTATTACGCTTCCATTGACCGACGAAACGACCGATATGTTCGGTGCAGAAGCGTTCCGGCAAATGAAAGACAGTGCTTTTCTGATTAACATTGGAAGAGGACCAATTGTCAAAGAGGAAGAGCTGATTCAAGCATTGCAACATAAGGAGATCGCAGGAGCTGGCTTAGATGTCTTTGCGACAGAGCCTTTACCAGAAGACAGTCCTTTATGGACGATGGAGAACGTGATCGTTACACCACATTCCGCTGGAGCGACGGAATATTATGATGAGCGTGTGGTCCGGGATGTTTTTATTCCTGACTTAAGACATTACCTGGAGTACGATACCGTGAATATCAATTTGGTCGATTACAATAAAGGGTATTAA
- a CDS encoding winged helix-turn-helix transcriptional regulator — translation MTKELTGTDDVYYEKTLTLSVIEGKWKLIILCHLGLKGMKRFGEIRKLIPSITQKMLTNKLRELEKDELVHREVYPVVPPKVEYSLTAKGKSLLPILHLLEDWGKRYIEHTKTSS, via the coding sequence TTGACCAAAGAGTTAACAGGTACTGATGATGTTTATTACGAAAAAACACTCACCCTGTCTGTAATCGAAGGCAAATGGAAGCTGATTATATTGTGTCATTTAGGGTTAAAAGGCATGAAACGCTTTGGCGAGATCCGAAAACTAATACCCAGCATCACGCAAAAAATGTTAACAAATAAATTAAGAGAATTAGAGAAAGATGAATTAGTCCACCGGGAAGTATATCCTGTTGTCCCGCCAAAAGTAGAATACTCGCTGACCGCCAAAGGAAAAAGCTTACTTCCTATCCTGCATCTGTTAGAGGATTGGGGAAAGCGTTACATAGAGCATACCAAGACTTCAAGTTAG